The following coding sequences are from one Pocillopora verrucosa isolate sample1 chromosome 5, ASM3666991v2, whole genome shotgun sequence window:
- the LOC131794467 gene encoding uncharacterized protein produces MPAWVAKELSSLAFSFFWSGKRELVSRSVVIQSSLFGGFSVVSVQYKVWALLGQWVRRFASSSAGWSSLMSFWFVSSFGVSPSVVFSRPFCFDPRVLPPFYSSLLLAWRGLNGSFATARNSLVFGSSCPHVCCPVAVMSTKSCYLYLLSENMVPPHCVGKFFPVYGSLDWPSTWRSLTFFDLDRRVTDLCWKIAHGVLYTAQRLVSFGLPVPPSCFCGSPVESLEHLFFFCPLAQSVLSWLQSLLFSFSFMCPALLCRHVLFGFSSDELIVTPRVFVYLLNLCKYFIWQSRNDFRFRAVRPGAAAVIARVKSRLRFHLPIFFKWFQSARRRRFFHRQWGARGVVATVSDGHLSLAL; encoded by the coding sequence ATGCCCGCCTGGGTGGCGAAAGAGCTCTCTTCTttagctttctctttcttctggtCCGGCAAGCGGGAGCTCGTCTCTCGCTCTGTCGTGATTCAGTCCTCTCTTTTTGGTGGTTTCTCTGTTGTTAGTGTGCAGTACAAGGTGTGGGCCCTTCTCGGCCAGTGGGTGCGGAGGTTCGCCTCCTCTTCCGCTGGTTGGTCCTCACTCATGTCATTCTGGTTTGTGTCGTCCTTTGGTGTTTCGCCCTCTGTCGTTTTTTCCAGgccgttttgttttgatcccAGGGTATTGCCACCTTTCTATTCCTCCCTTCTTTTGGCCTGGCGGGGCCTCAATGGTTCCTTCGCCACGGCCCGTAACTCTCTCGTTTTTGGTTCGTCCTGCCCTCATGTTTGTTGCCCTGTGGCTGTTATGTCCACAAAAAGCTGCTATCTGTATCTCTTATCTGAGAACATGGTTCCGCCGCATTGCGTGGGAAAGTTTTTCCCAGTGTATGGTTCGCTGGATTGGCCATCCACGTGGCGCTCGCTGACCTTTTTTGATCTCGATCGTCGAGTCACCGATCTATGTTGGAAGATTGCGCACGGCGTCTTATACACCGCACAGCGTCTTGTTTCCTTTGGATTGCCCGTTCCCCCTTCTTGTTTTTGTGGGTCTCCTGTGGAGTCTTTGGAGCATTTGTTCTTCTTCTGCCCCCTTGCCCAGAGTGTTCTCTCCTGGCTTCAGTCTCTGttgttcagtttttcttttatgtgtCCTGCTCTCCTTTGTCGGCATGTTCTCTTCGGTTTCAGCTCTGATGAGCTGATTGTCACTCCCCGGGTCTTTGTGTATTTGTTGAacctttgtaaatatttcatcTGGCAATCCCGTAACGACTTTCGTTTCCGTGCTGTTCGTCCCGGCGCTGCTGCGGTGATCGCGAGGGTGAAGTCTCGTTTGAGATTCCATCTACCCATTTTCTTCAAGTGGTTTCAGTCCGCTCGCCGTCGTCGCTTCTTCCACCGTCAGTGGGGTGCCCGTGGAGTCGTCGCCACCGTTTCAGATGGTCACCTCTCCCTTGCCCTGTAA